A DNA window from Verrucomicrobiota bacterium contains the following coding sequences:
- a CDS encoding glucosamine-6-phosphate deaminase: MNTQIFDSKKEMGSAAAAAGASRLKTVLSEKGSASIIVATGASQFELLESFRVQDLDWPSIIGFHLDEYIGMPIRHGASFRKYLWERFVSKVSLPMKTFHFLNGEGDARAECNRVGDLISQTTIDVAFVGIGENGHLAFNDPPADFETTVPYLVVDLDDDCRKQQLGEGWFPDFESVPKQAISMSIQQILKSKTIICTVPDERKAQAVKNALQGPVTPDVPASILQTHPDCHFFLDTAAASLL; this comes from the coding sequence ATGAACACGCAAATATTTGATTCAAAAAAAGAAATGGGATCTGCCGCAGCTGCAGCCGGTGCTAGTCGGTTGAAAACAGTGTTGAGCGAAAAAGGATCCGCTTCCATAATTGTCGCTACCGGAGCATCGCAGTTTGAATTATTGGAGAGCTTTCGGGTTCAGGACCTGGATTGGCCGTCGATTATCGGGTTTCATCTCGATGAGTATATTGGTATGCCCATCCGGCATGGTGCTTCGTTTCGCAAATATCTTTGGGAGCGCTTTGTCAGCAAGGTTTCATTGCCCATGAAAACCTTTCACTTTCTAAACGGTGAAGGCGACGCACGGGCGGAGTGCAATCGCGTGGGGGACCTCATTTCGCAAACGACTATCGATGTCGCGTTTGTCGGGATTGGAGAAAATGGGCACCTGGCCTTTAATGATCCACCTGCCGATTTCGAAACAACTGTGCCGTATCTTGTGGTTGATCTTGATGACGACTGTCGCAAACAACAACTCGGCGAAGGTTGGTTTCCCGATTTTGAATCCGTACCCAAGCAGGCGATTTCGATGTCGATCCAACAAATCCTCAAGAGCAAAACGATTATTTGCACAGTTCCGGATGAACGAAAAGCCCAAGCTGTGAAAAATGCGCTTCAAGGCCCCGTCACTCCGGATGTGCCGGCTTCGATTCTTCAAACGCATCCTGATTGCCATTTTTTCCTGGATACTGCGGCGGCCTCTTTGTTGTGA
- a CDS encoding N-acetylglucosamine-6-phosphate deacetylase — MDLTAEQLNSACLALEADGGDCILATVITDSLEKLRVKLANLVHLREQDPLAKKIIAGIHIEGPFLNPAPGFIGAHPAEAVKLANVDDTKRLLEAAGGLTRIVTLAPEMDPYHQTTRFLAEQNIVVSAGHTNASLDQLHGSIDSGLTMATHLGNGCPTVLPRHDNIIQRILSLREHLWVGFIPDGFHIDFFALRNYLDFVGINRAFMVTDAITAARLGPGVYDLSGAIVEVDEMGIARRPGSPNLSGSTLTMSRLRLNLKDHLDLSDSEIEKLVDLNPRKALGMAD; from the coding sequence ATGGATTTAACCGCTGAGCAGCTCAACTCGGCTTGTTTAGCTTTGGAGGCTGATGGCGGTGATTGTATCTTGGCGACAGTCATCACCGATTCCCTCGAAAAACTGCGGGTTAAACTAGCCAATCTCGTTCATCTCAGGGAGCAGGATCCCTTGGCTAAAAAGATAATCGCGGGTATCCACATCGAAGGACCTTTTCTAAATCCCGCTCCAGGGTTTATTGGTGCTCATCCCGCAGAGGCTGTTAAGCTGGCGAACGTCGACGACACCAAACGCCTTTTGGAAGCGGCTGGTGGATTGACTCGGATCGTGACCTTGGCACCGGAGATGGATCCGTATCATCAAACGACCCGCTTTTTGGCTGAACAAAACATCGTGGTATCTGCGGGTCATACGAATGCCAGCCTCGATCAGCTTCACGGTTCCATCGACAGTGGTCTCACTATGGCCACCCATTTGGGAAACGGTTGTCCGACTGTCCTTCCTCGTCATGACAATATCATCCAACGCATTTTATCATTGAGGGAGCATTTGTGGGTCGGGTTCATTCCTGATGGTTTTCACATAGACTTTTTCGCGTTAAGAAACTACCTAGATTTTGTGGGTATCAATCGAGCCTTCATGGTTACGGATGCCATAACGGCAGCTCGCCTCGGGCCTGGGGTCTATGATTTATCCGGGGCGATAGTCGAAGTCGATGAGATGGGTATTGCCCGTCGACCGGGTTCCCCAAACTTGTCAGGTTCGACCTTAACGATGTCTCGTCTCCGACTCAATCTGAAGGACCACCTTGACCTGAGTGATTCAGAGATTGAAAAACTCGTGGATCTAAATCCACGGAAAGCGTTGGGTATGGCTGATTGA